The following are from one region of the Etheostoma spectabile isolate EspeVRDwgs_2016 chromosome 2, UIUC_Espe_1.0, whole genome shotgun sequence genome:
- the npb gene encoding neuropeptide B has product MERSVRFAVVCVGVSLLISCHPVEAWYKQSTGPSYYSVGRASGLLSGIRRSPYVRRSESEETLMDSGETVGNSVLQETNRQISILKNMAICVKDISPNLKSCELLRDGTGTFQCKADVFLTLDSLDCLSA; this is encoded by the exons ATGGAGAGGTCAGTCAGATTTGCCGTGGTGTGCGTCGGAGTGTCTCTGCTCATCTCCTGCCATCCAGTCGAAGCCTGGTACAAGCAGTCGACCGGGCCCAGTTACTATTCGGTGGGTCGTGCCTCCGGTTTGCTGTCCGGTATCAGGAGGTCGCCTTACGTCCGGAGGTCCGAGTCCGAAGAGACGCTGATGGACAGCGGGGAGACAGTAGGTAATAGCGTGCTTCAAGAGACTAACAGGCAGATCTCCATCCTCAAAAACATG GCCATCTGCGTGAAAGACATCTCTCCAAACCTGAAGAGCTGCGAGCTGCTGCGGGACGGGACAGGCACCTTCCAGTGCAAGGCGGACGTCTTCCTCACTCTGGACTCCCTGGACTGCCTGTCTGCGTGA